The genomic interval TCCTTGGCAGATTTCGTCCCCCGCCATGCATGATACGTATCGGAGATCTGCTGTAAGTCCGCTTCGGTGAGGATGCGCTCTGTACGGTCGATCATGACTCCCATCGACCTCGCGTCGATGAACAGCACTCGTCCGCGCCGGTCGGCTAATGCCTTCGCACCTTGCGGAGTCTTGTCTTTGGTCAGGAACCATAGGCAAGCCGGGATCGCCGTCGTACGAAAGAGATTGGCTGGCAGCGCGATCATGCACGAGACGAGGTCCGCCTCGACCATGGCTGCGCGAATTTCCCCTTCACCGGACTGCTTTGATGACATCGAACCGTTGGACAGCACCACACCCGCGCTACCCCGATCTCCCAGCTTCGAGATGATGTGCTGCAGCCACGCATAGTTCGCATTCGACTGCGGCGGGGTGCCGTATCGCCACCGCCGGTCGTTCGTATTCCGCGCCCAGTCGGACATGTTGAACGGCGGGTTGGCCATCACGAAGTCGGCCTTGAGGTCGGGCAGCTTGTCGTCGGCGAACGTGTCAGCCCAGCGATCGCCCACGCCCTTAGGGTCCATACCGTGGATGGCGAGGTTCATCTTCGCCAGGCGCCAGGTGCGCTCGTTCGCCTCCTGGCCGTAGATGGCCAGGTCATGCGTGTGGTCTTTGCCTCGTCGCTGGGTGACAAACTTGCCGCTCTGTACGAACATGCCGCCCGAACCGCAGGCCGGGTCGTAAACCCTTCCCTCATAAGGTTCCAGCACCTCGACGATCAGGCGGACCACGCTGGCCGGAGTGTAGAACTCTCCAGCTCGCTTGCCTTCGGCCCGGGCGAACTTCTCCAGGAAGTACTCGTAGGTCTCACCGAGAACGTCCTGCGCCGGCCGGTCCTTATGACCGGTGAAGCGGGCGTCGCTGATCAGGTCGACCAGTTCCTTCAGACGCTTCTGGTCGACGTTGTCGCGGTTGAAGATCTTCGGCAGAACGCCGGTGAGGGTCTTGTTGGCCTTCATCACCTCGTCCATCGCCGTGTCCAGCAGCTTGCCCACGCCGCCCTCGGCGCTGGAGGCGTTCTCCGAGATGTAGTCCCAGCGGGCGGTCACGGGTACCCAGAAGACGTTCCTCTCGGTGTACTCGTCTTTGTCTTCCAGGAACTGTGCGCGCCGGTGTTCGGGGATCTGGGCCAGCTCCGGGTCGGCGGCCAGCTCTTCGCGGCGCTCGAGGAAGGCGTCAGAGACGTACTTCAGGAAAACCAGGCCGAGCACGAACTCCTTGTACTGGGCGGCGTCCATGGAGCCACGGAGTTTGTCTGCGGCCTTCCACAGGATGTCCTGGATTTCCTGAGGACTGGATACACCGGGCAGTTCGCCCTGTCCGGCGGCTCCGGCACGTTTGCGGGGAGGCATCGTTCCTTCTTCCAGTTGTTCGGTGGCTACGTCAGGTGGCTGGTCTGGGGGTCGAGCGTGAGAGTGCCGTCGGCCAGGCCGGCGGTGGTCAGGGCGCGTGCCTCGGCCAGAGCATCGGCCTGGGCTCGTAGCAAGCTCTCCCTGCGTTCGATCTCGGCCAGCAGTGCGTCAAAGTTGCTGACCTCGTCCGGGTTCAGATCGGGGATCTGATAATCCTCGATCCGGCGGGCGGGGCGCACAGCACTCGGGCTGCGACGGGTGCCGCGGGCCGCTCCGAGCAGGGCGATCAGTACGCGCGGGGTCAGCGGACGATCGGCGGTGAGATTGACGCGCAGAATGCGGGCCGGGAACGCAACCACGCAGAAGCCGTCGTGATCGACGTACAGGCCCAGGTGGGGTGCGAGGGTGTAGACGACATCACCGGGCTCGGTGAGCGTCACGCGCTCGTACTGGGCGGCGAGCACCATCCGGTCGATGCGGCGTGCGCCAACGGTTCGACTGCCAATGAGCTCCTCCGGACCGAGGACGACGTGATGGCCGCCTTCGGTGATGTGCTGCTCTTCGACCCGATGGCCGGGGTGACGAGACACCCTGCGTTCGGTGATCAACTCACCGAGGGTGGTCCGCCGGGGCAGCCGACCGACCCGCCCGAGAACGCCACCACGGTAGGGGCCACGGGCGTCCTGATAGGAGCGGGCCCGTTCTGTGACCCGCTCCAGATGGGCTTCGGCCTCAGCGATCAGGGCCGGGCGTTCGATGACCTTCCGGGTCAAAAACGCGGTGGCCGGTGGCCCGGGTGGAGTCAGCGGGCGGCCGAAAGCACGGTCCAGTTCGGCAACGGAAACCACACGGCCGTAACGGGGATCATGGCCGTCGAGGGCTCGGAAGCCCTCGGCCCGCCAGAGCAGCAAATCCTCGGCGAGTGCTGTCCGCACCTCTTCGGTGAGAGACTCGGCACTGATGTCGGCCAGCAACACCTTGCCCACTGCTGCCGGTACTGGATTGCGGGTGAGTGTCCACAGCGCCGGCCGGTAGCCGGGGCGGAACGGGAGAACACCACCGGGGAGGGCGATGACAGACTCAACGATGCCGCTACGTAGGAGGGCAGCGCGAAGCTTGGAGGCATCCGTGTCTTTGAGTTGGTCGACGAGCGCGCTAGCAGGCCCCAGCACGAAGGCCGTGCAACCCGGACGGAGAACATCGGCGACCTTCTCGACACCGGACAGAGCCCTGAACATCGAGCGGTCTTCCCCTGGCTGGTAGGGAAGCTGGGTGACGACGAGATCCGGGTCGGCGAGACGTTCCTCCAGGTCTGACCCAGTCTGGACGTCGAGGTCAAGTTCGCTGACGCCGGCCAGCAGGAGGCGACGGCGAGTGATGCGGGCCATCCGCTCGTCGGGGTCGGCAGCCAGCACAGTCACCTGCGCGCGGTTCTCCACCTCGTCGAGCAGCGCGGCGAGCAGGTCACCAACGCGCGCGTAAGGATCGGCGAGGGTGAGCCTTTCGCCCTGCTCCAGCCGGGTCCGGGAGTCGCTGAGCTGGGTGATCAGACGCCGTAGTTCGGGGGCGAGCGCGTCATTGGCCAGAACGTCCAGGCCGAGCCGGTTGCGGTTGGCGAGCAGCCATTCGTACGCACCCCGTTCGCTGTAGGCGGCTTCGACCAGGTCTTCCGCCACGCGGGCGAGCACCGCCGCAGTGGAGTCGACGGATCGCAGCTCACGCAGGACGAACTCGTCGTCAGGATCCATGCGTTCCGCGCGATGCAGGAGCGCCGACCAGAGTGCAGCGTCGTCAGGCTCTGGCGTGGCAGGTTCGCCGCTGTCGGCCAGAGCGCGGCCACCAAGGTGACGTAGGCACAGCAGACTGCCCAGCGTTTCGATCAACTGCCAGGGGCTGAACCGGTCTCGCAGCCCGGCGATGCCGAACAGGGCAAGCTCGGACTGCAGTTCCTGAGCGTCCGCGTTGCCCAGCCGGGAGGTGATCAGCCAGTCGACCAGTTGCTCACCGTCGAACAGCGGCCTGCCTGCGCTTTCTGCCACGGGCTGAGGGAAGTCCGGGTGCCGCCGACGCCACGTAGAGACCACGGGCCGCTTCACCTTCGCAAAAACCGCTATCTCGGACATAGAGACCAGGAGGGGGGTTTTCTGGTACACCGGGGAGTCAAGCGTCGGCTCCAGCATTTCAGGCGCCATGTCGCATCCCTTCTCCTCGGTTCTTGCCCTTGCCGTGTGGGAGGTGCACTTCATGTTCTGACCGTGCGGTTCCTGCGGCGTTCAGTAGTGGAACTGTAGCCAAGATCCGGTGAGAATTCTTTCGATCTCTTGATAACCCTCGTTATCAGCGAATGAGTCGAATATTGCCTGGTGGGCGGTCATTCTGTGAATGCGCCCACTCTTCGGCCGACCGGCCATCTACCAGGCGCCTCACCTCGGAGGTAAGCCCCGAT from Kineosporia sp. NBRC 101731 carries:
- a CDS encoding class I SAM-dependent DNA methyltransferase, with the translated sequence MPPRKRAGAAGQGELPGVSSPQEIQDILWKAADKLRGSMDAAQYKEFVLGLVFLKYVSDAFLERREELAADPELAQIPEHRRAQFLEDKDEYTERNVFWVPVTARWDYISENASSAEGGVGKLLDTAMDEVMKANKTLTGVLPKIFNRDNVDQKRLKELVDLISDARFTGHKDRPAQDVLGETYEYFLEKFARAEGKRAGEFYTPASVVRLIVEVLEPYEGRVYDPACGSGGMFVQSGKFVTQRRGKDHTHDLAIYGQEANERTWRLAKMNLAIHGMDPKGVGDRWADTFADDKLPDLKADFVMANPPFNMSDWARNTNDRRWRYGTPPQSNANYAWLQHIISKLGDRGSAGVVLSNGSMSSKQSGEGEIRAAMVEADLVSCMIALPANLFRTTAIPACLWFLTKDKTPQGAKALADRRGRVLFIDARSMGVMIDRTERILTEADLQQISDTYHAWRGTKSAKEKNLSYENILGYCHSATLQEIEKHGYLLTPGRYVGAIEIEEDPYAEPLGERIARLTKELLTQLDESARLDAAVRDKLGRIDG